The proteins below come from a single Triticum aestivum cultivar Chinese Spring chromosome 5D, IWGSC CS RefSeq v2.1, whole genome shotgun sequence genomic window:
- the LOC123122913 gene encoding cytochrome P450 81Q32, which yields MTQLTMDKAYIAILSFAFLFLLHYILGKVSNGRRSKGAVQLPPSPQAIPFLGHLHLLEKPFHAALCRLAERLGPVFSLRLGSRRAVVVSSAECARECFTEHDVIFADRPQFPSQLLVSFDGIALSTSSYGPHWRNLRRVAAVQLLSAHRVACMSGVIGGEVRAMARRLFRAAAASPGGDGAARVQLKRRLFELSLSVLMETIAQTKGTRSEADADTDMSVEAQEFKKVVDEIIPHIGAANLWDYLPVLRWFDVFGVRNKILAAVSRRDAFMLRLIDAERRRVDGGAEGDKKSMIAVLLTLQKTEPEVYTDTMIMALCANLFGAGTETTSTTTEWAMSLLLNHPAALKKAQAEIDAAVGTSRLVTADDVPRLAYLQCIVSETLRLYPAAPLLLPHQSSADCKVGGYNVPSGTMLMVNAYAIHRDPAAWERPLEFVPERFEDGKAEGRFMIPFGMGRRRCPGETLALRTIGMVLATLVQCFDWERVDGAEVDMTESGGLTIPKAVPLEAVCRPRTAMRDVLQSL from the exons ATGACACAGTTAACCATGGATAAGGCATATATCGCCATCCTCTCCTTCGCCTTCCTCTTCCTGCTCCACTACATTCTAGGCAAGGTCAGCAATGGCAGGCGCAGCAAGGGCGCCGTCCAGCTGCCGCCGAGCCCCCAGGCCATCCCGTTCCTCGGCCACCTCCACCTCCTGGAGAAGCCGTTCCACGCCGCTCTGTGCCGCCTCGCCGAGCGCCTCGGCCCGGTCTTCTCGCTGCGCCTCGGCTCGCGCCGCGCCGTGGTCGTCTCCTCGGCGGAGTGCGCCAGGGAGTGCTTCACGGAGCACGACGTGATCTTCGCCGACCGGCCCCAGTTCCCCTCGCAGCTGCTCGTGTCCTTCGACGGCATCGCGCTCTCCACGTCCAGCTACGGCCCGCACTGGCGCAACCTCCGCCGCGTCGCCGCCGTGCAGCTGCTCTCTGCGCACCGCGTCGCCTGCATGTCCGGCGTGATCGGGGGCGAGGTGCGCGCCATGGCGCGCCGGCTCTTCCGCGCCGCCGCGGCGTCCCCCGGTGGGGACGGCGCCGCGCGGGTCCAGCTGAAGCGGAGGCTCTTCGAGCTCTCCCTCAGCGTGCTCATGGAAACCATCGCCCAGACCAAGGGGACCCGGTCGGAGGCCGACGCCGACACGGACATGTCCGTGGAGGCCCAGGAGTTCAAGAAGGTGGTGGACGAGATCATCCCGCACATCGGGGCCGCCAACCTGTGGGACTACCTGCCGGTGCTGCGGTGGTTCGACGTGTTCGGAGTGAGGAACAAGATCCTTGCCGCGGTGAGCAGGAGGGACGCCTTCATGCTGCGTCTCATCGACGCCGAGCGCCGGAGGGTTGACGGCGGCGCCGAAGGCGACAAGAAGAGCATGATCGCCGTGTTGCTCACTCTGCAGAAGACGGAGCCGGAGGTGTACACCGATACTATGATCATGGCTCTCTGTGCG AATTTGTTTGGGGCTGGGACGGAGACCACGTCGACGACGACGGAGTGGGCGATGTCGCTGCTGCTGAACCACCCGGCGGCGCTCAAAAAGGCGCAGGCCGAGATCGACGCGGCGGTGGGCACCTCTCGGCTGGTGACCGCCGACGACGTGCCGCGGCTCGCCTACCTGCAGTGCATCGTGAGCGAGACGCTGCGGCTGTACCCGGcggcgccgctgctgctgccgcaccagTCCTCGGCGGACTGCAAGGTGGGCGGCTACAACGTGCCGAGCGGCACGATGCTGATGGTGAACGCGTACGCCATCCACCGGGACCCGGCGGCGTGGGAGCGGCCGCTGGAGTTCGTCCCGGAGCGGTTCGAGGACGGGAAGGCCGAGGGGCGGTTCATGATCCCGTTCGGGATGGGCCGGCGGCGGTGCCCCGGGGAGACGCTGGCGCTGCGGACCATCGGCATGGTGCTGGCGACGCTGGTGCAGTGCTTCGACTGGGAGCGCGTGGACGGTGCGGAGGTGGACATGACGGAGAGCGGCGGGCTCACCATCCCCAAGGCCGTGCCGCTCGAGGCCGTGTGCAGGCCGCGCACGGCCATGCGCGACGTGCTTCAGAGCCTCTGA
- the LOC123122914 gene encoding TIP41-like protein, whose amino-acid sequence MAAAAAWDGPTAGELKAAGAEAIPGGVRVKGWVIQTHKGPILNSASVSLYEDKLQTTHLPEMVFGESFVSIQNAQTGVKLHFNALDALKAWKQEALPPVQVPAAAKWKFRSNPADQVVLDYDYTFTTPYCGSDVVLNQDATQTSLDECSNLCWEDTDDRIDLVALSAKEPILFYDEVILYEDELADSGISFLTARVRVMPTGWFLLLRFWLRVDGALMRLRDTRLHCSFGSKEAKPVVLRELCWREATFAAMSAEGYPSDSAAYADPNLVARKLPVVMQKTQKLKIPS is encoded by the exons atggctgcggcggcggcgtgggacGGCCCGACGGCGGGCGAGCTGAAAGCGGCCGGCGCGGAGGCGATTCCGGGCGGCGTGCGGGTGAAGGGCTGGGTCATCCAGACTCACAAGGGGCCCATCCTCAACTCCGCATCTGTGAGCCT ATATGAAGATAAACTTCAGACGACACATTTACCTGAGATGGTGTTTGGAGAGAGTTTTGTGTCTATTCAGAATGCTCAAACTGGTGTCAAATTACATTTCAATGCGCTTGATGCTCTCAAGGCATGGAAACAAGAGGCATTGCCACCTGTTCAAGTTCCTGCTGCAGCAAAATGGAAATTCAGAAG TAATCCTGCTGATCAAGTGGTACTTGACTATGACTATACATTCACGACACCATACTGTGGGAGTGATGTGGTTCTGAACCAAGACGCT ACGCAAACAAGTTTAGATGAATGTAGCAATTTGTGTTGGGAGGACACTGATGACAGGATAGACCTTGTTGCCCTTTCTGCAAAAGAACCAATTCTTTTCTACGATGAG GTTATCTTGTATGAAGATGAGCTAGCTGATAGTGGTATTTCATTCCTTACAGCGCGAGTG AGGGTGATGCCAACCGGTTGGTTTCTGCTCTTGCGCTTTTGG CTTAGGGTTGATGGTGCGCTAATGAGATTGAGGGATACCCGTTTACATTGTTCTTTTGGAAGTAAGGAAGCGAAGCCGGTTGTACTGCGTGAACTCTGCTGGAGGGAAGCAACATTTGCTGCAATGTCTGCg GAAGGGTATCCTTCTGATTCCGCGGCATACGCAGACCCGAATCTTGTCGCCCGTAAGCTGCCCGTCGTGATGCAGAAGACCCAGAAGCTGAAGATACCCAGTTAA
- the LOC123122912 gene encoding serine/threonine-protein kinase CTR1 produces the protein MDWVEQFNISDLKGPKDLPTSGPLSFTSRQLPRDYYDFKSMKIKLICNFGGTFLPRPSDGELRYIGGDRHLMKVSRDISWQELVSKTTRLIRRAHTIKYHLPGEQLSMLISITSDDDLRHMIDECIVLEENREMINMYLFSRKDDERHVRFVVQGSSDAEKEAQFIALVNGIITTPGYEPRAHSVGRSSANDLDQLMFGISVEAGPPAGRTEEASVLIKSKPLQSIAVPPVTASGQLERTPPSTQRRMINQCYKAQGNEEIMISAARKTSKASPGASAPSESTVQHQQTATDTYRTTGAQEKISPRKQLQIPLDNSSVTTQPSNSLRRNTNFQPHNRVEISEPSHESTSPGGGNISANLQYPERSAATNSIQKNQPAGPATSLLPFASTPLDKRINLQPNTLVRASSDTIQERPSSPTTDEHASEITRFRSVGTGIINPQIRAPLHEAEDNAAPSIPEAELRETKSSEKSLPANAVLGRDLMSNVQIISNDDLEDLREMGAGAFGTVFHGKWRGTDVAIKRINNSCFSYQSSQADKLITEFWREAAIISKLHHPNILALYGVVNNGPGGTLATVTEFMVNGSLKKVLSRKDKYLDWRKRVLVAMDAAIGMEYLHSKDIVHFDLKCDNLLVNVKDPSRPICKVADFGLSKMKQATMVSGGMRGTLPWMAPELLTMSGTKVSEKVDVYSFGVVMWEILTGEDPYDGMHYGGVIGGILSDTLRPPVPTSCNPEWRKLMEQCWLTEPERRPSFTEVATCLRCMLQAQK, from the exons ATGGACTGGGTGGAACAATTTAACATTTCTGACCTGAAAGGACCAAAGGATCTGCCAACATCTGGTCCACTGAGTTTCACCAGCAGACAGCTCCCTCGAGATTACTACGATTTTAAATCAATGAAGATAAAGCTTATCTGCAACTTCGGCGGCACTTTCTTACCAAGGCCAAGCGACGGCGAGCTCCGGTACATCGGTGGTGACAGGCATCTGATGAAAGTTAGCCGGGACATTTCTTGGCAAGAGTTGGTCAGCAAGACAACAAGGCTAATAAGGAGAGCCCACACGATAAAGTACCACCTCCCGGGGGAGCAACTGAGCATGCTCATCTCCATCACCTCCGATGATGACCTCCGGCATATGATTGATGAGTGCATTGTGCTAGAGGAAAACAGAGAAATGATCAACATGTACCTCTTCTCTCGCAAGGACGATGAGCGCCACGTGCGTTTCGTGGTACAAGGCTCATCAGATGCCGAGAAAGAGGCGCAGTTCATCGCTCTTGTCAATGGGATCATCACCACACCAGGTTATGAGCCGAGAGCACACAGCGTCGGTAGATCCTCAGCCAATGACCTGGACCAGCTGATGTTTGGCATCAGTGTGGAAGCAGGGCCGCCGGCAGGCAGAACAGAGGAAGCTTCAGTGCTCATCAAAAGCAAGCCCTTGCAGAGCATCGCGGTACCGCCAGTGACGGCAAGTGGTCAGCTGGAGAGGACGCCCCCAAGTACCCAGAGACGGATGATCAACCAGTGTTATAAGGCACAAGGTAACGAAGAGATCATGATCTCTGCAGCCAGAAAGACTAGTAAAGCTTCCCCTGGTGCATCTGCGCCTTCTGAATCCACGGTGCAGCATCAACAGACTGCCACAGACACTTACAGAACTACTGGGGCACAGGAAAAAATATCACCAAGGAAACAGCTTCAGATACCATTGGACAACAGTAGTGTGACGACGCAGCCATCGAATTCACTAAGGAGGAACACTAATTTCCAACCGCACAACAGGGTGGAGATATCTGAACCTAGTCATGAATCCACTAGTCCTGGCGGCGGCAACATCAGTGCAAACTTGCAGTATCCCGAGAGGTCGGCTGCAACCAACAGCATCCAGAAGAACCAGCCTGCAGGTCCTGCAACATCGCTGCTTCCTTTTGCTTCTACACCTTTAGACAAAAGAAtaaacctgcaaccaaatactcTTGTGCGTGCTTCAAGTGATACAATACAAGAACGACCCAGCAGTCCAACAACAGATGAGCATGCATCAGAAATCACTCGATTTCGCTCGGTTGGCACTGGCATCATTAATCCTCAAATCAGAGCTCCATTGCATGAAGCTGAAGATAATGCTGCACCATCAATCCCAGAGGCTGAG CTACGCGAAACCAAGAGCAGTGAAAAATCTCTGCCTGCAAATGCAGTGTTGGGCAGAGATCTTATGAGTAATGTCCAG ATAATAAGCAACGATGACCTCGAAGATCTTCGTGAGATGGGCGCCGGAGCATTTGGAACTGTTTTTCATGGAAAATGGAGGGGAACAGATGTTGCCATTAAACGGATAAATAACAGTTGTTTTTCATACCAATCATCCCAGGCAGATAAACTG ATAACAGAATTTTGGAGGGAGGCCGCTATCATCTCAAAACTTCACCATCCAAATATTCTGGCACTTTACGGGGTTGTGAATAATGGGCCAGGGGGGACATTAGCTACTGTAACTGAATTCATGGTCAATGGATCTCTAAAGAAAGTACTCAGTCGCAAGGACAAATATCTCGATTGGCGCAAGAGGGTACTTGTTGCAATGGATGCCGCCATTGGAATGGAATATCTGCACTCCAAGGACATTGTCCATTTTGATCTGAAATGCGATAACTTGCTAGTGAATGTTAAGGATCCCTCTCGTCCCATATGCAAG GTTGCTGATTTTGGTTTATCAAAGATGAAACAAGCCACCATGGTTTCTGGTGGAATGAGAGGAACTCTTCCATGGATGGCCCCAGAATTGTTGACAATGAGCGGCACCAAAGTATCTGAAAAG GTCGATGTCTATTCTTTTGGTGTTGTGATGTGGGAAATTCTCACTGGTGAGGATCCATATGATGGCATGCACTATGGAGGAGTTATAG GGGGCATTTTGAGTGACACACTGAGGCCGCCAGTGCCCACTTCATGTAACCCGGAATGGAGGAAACTCATGGAGCAATGCTGGTTAACTGAGCCTGAGCGAAGACCTTCGTTCACTGAAGTCGCAACTTGTCTTCGTTGTATGCTGCAAGCGCAAAAATGA